A genomic window from Hyla sarda isolate aHylSar1 chromosome 8, aHylSar1.hap1, whole genome shotgun sequence includes:
- the NMI gene encoding N-myc-interactor isoform X1, whose amino-acid sequence MAEMGLNRSLVKTMDDIERLRADLEALKEQCDEEEKRKARTTLEKLDADDLLKEAEKRIEKLGEKLSETKETLSEKKNFYNKEMQELQSEKNELTRNIDELNCKVEEYRKICGKMKKDLKVDNMLPHKNINYTTEESGRENLSDISYTCQIVIQSPYILKGGQALLTFEDEKVAQGIIHRGRHRVGFNNGYEDVGAHKVELGRTVKFEVNMTISSTKVNVFNLPIDLPEDILKDKLELAFYKSNIGGGEIESVEYNRNNKCACITYKEDGVAQRVLKTTEQVFTVGPSQYEVTIAPAIEEQLNKLQIFAGVCLKTVLLAEIRNQTDSEDDIKDLVEIHFQKESNGGGEVLCSDYASQSKMAYFEEDIV is encoded by the exons ATGGCAGAAATGGGTCTCAACAG ATCTCTTGTAAAAACCATGGATGATATTGAGCGGTTAAGAGCTGACCTGGAGGCACTGAAG gAACAATGTGATGAGGAAGAGAAACGCAAGGCAAGAACaactttagaaaaattagatGCAGATGATCTACTAAAAGAGGCAGAAAAACGAATAGAAAAATTGGGGGAGAAGTTGTCTGAAACGAAGGAAACTCTGTCCGAAAAGAAGAACTTTTACAAT AAAGAGATGCAAGAACTACAAAGTGAAAAGAATGAACTAACGAGAAATATCGACGAACTTAATTGTAAGGTGGAGGAATACAGAAAGATATGTGGGAAGATGAAAAAAGATTTAAAA GTTGACAACATGCTGCCCCACAAGAACATAAACTACACAACGGAGGAATCCGGACGGGAAAACCTTTCAGATATTTCTTACACCTGTCAGATCGTGATTCAGAGCCCCTACATCCTAAAGGGTGGACAAGCTCTACTGACATTTGAAGATGAAAAAG TGGCCCAAGGTATTATCCATAGAGGAAGACATAGGGTTGGCTTCAACAACGGATATGAAGACGTGGGGGCACATAAAGTAGAACTTGGAAGAACCGTGAAGTTTGAG GTCAACATGACCATCTCCAGCACAAAAGTGAATGTTTTTAATCTCCCTATTGACCTTCCTGAAGACATCCTAAAGGATAAACTGGAGCTTGCCTTCTACAAATCCAATATAGGAGGTGGAGAAATCGAGTCTGTGGAATACAACAGGAACAATAAATGTGCCTGCATTACGTATAAGGAAGATGGAG tggcTCAACGTGTTTTGAAGACAACCGAGCAAGTATTCACAGTCGGACCCTCCCAGTATGAAGTTACAATAGCACCAGCAATAGAAGAACAGCTCAACAAATTACAG ATATTTGCCGGTGTTTGCCTGAAAACAGTTCTGCTGGCGGAGATTAGAAACCAGACGGACAGTGAAGATGACATTAAAGATCTTGTCGAAATCCATTTTCAGAAAGAAAGTAATGGCGGCGGTGAGGTGTTGTGCAGCGACTATGCCTCACAGAGTAAGATGGCGTACTTTGAGGAAGATATAGTTTAA
- the NMI gene encoding N-myc-interactor isoform X2, translating into MDDIERLRADLEALKEQCDEEEKRKARTTLEKLDADDLLKEAEKRIEKLGEKLSETKETLSEKKNFYNKEMQELQSEKNELTRNIDELNCKVEEYRKICGKMKKDLKVDNMLPHKNINYTTEESGRENLSDISYTCQIVIQSPYILKGGQALLTFEDEKVAQGIIHRGRHRVGFNNGYEDVGAHKVELGRTVKFEVNMTISSTKVNVFNLPIDLPEDILKDKLELAFYKSNIGGGEIESVEYNRNNKCACITYKEDGVAQRVLKTTEQVFTVGPSQYEVTIAPAIEEQLNKLQIFAGVCLKTVLLAEIRNQTDSEDDIKDLVEIHFQKESNGGGEVLCSDYASQSKMAYFEEDIV; encoded by the exons ATGGATGATATTGAGCGGTTAAGAGCTGACCTGGAGGCACTGAAG gAACAATGTGATGAGGAAGAGAAACGCAAGGCAAGAACaactttagaaaaattagatGCAGATGATCTACTAAAAGAGGCAGAAAAACGAATAGAAAAATTGGGGGAGAAGTTGTCTGAAACGAAGGAAACTCTGTCCGAAAAGAAGAACTTTTACAAT AAAGAGATGCAAGAACTACAAAGTGAAAAGAATGAACTAACGAGAAATATCGACGAACTTAATTGTAAGGTGGAGGAATACAGAAAGATATGTGGGAAGATGAAAAAAGATTTAAAA GTTGACAACATGCTGCCCCACAAGAACATAAACTACACAACGGAGGAATCCGGACGGGAAAACCTTTCAGATATTTCTTACACCTGTCAGATCGTGATTCAGAGCCCCTACATCCTAAAGGGTGGACAAGCTCTACTGACATTTGAAGATGAAAAAG TGGCCCAAGGTATTATCCATAGAGGAAGACATAGGGTTGGCTTCAACAACGGATATGAAGACGTGGGGGCACATAAAGTAGAACTTGGAAGAACCGTGAAGTTTGAG GTCAACATGACCATCTCCAGCACAAAAGTGAATGTTTTTAATCTCCCTATTGACCTTCCTGAAGACATCCTAAAGGATAAACTGGAGCTTGCCTTCTACAAATCCAATATAGGAGGTGGAGAAATCGAGTCTGTGGAATACAACAGGAACAATAAATGTGCCTGCATTACGTATAAGGAAGATGGAG tggcTCAACGTGTTTTGAAGACAACCGAGCAAGTATTCACAGTCGGACCCTCCCAGTATGAAGTTACAATAGCACCAGCAATAGAAGAACAGCTCAACAAATTACAG ATATTTGCCGGTGTTTGCCTGAAAACAGTTCTGCTGGCGGAGATTAGAAACCAGACGGACAGTGAAGATGACATTAAAGATCTTGTCGAAATCCATTTTCAGAAAGAAAGTAATGGCGGCGGTGAGGTGTTGTGCAGCGACTATGCCTCACAGAGTAAGATGGCGTACTTTGAGGAAGATATAGTTTAA